One window of Mauremys mutica isolate MM-2020 ecotype Southern chromosome 20, ASM2049712v1, whole genome shotgun sequence genomic DNA carries:
- the LOC123353495 gene encoding immediate early response gene 2 protein-like, with protein sequence MEAQKEAQRIMTLSVWKMYNSRLQRGGLRLHRSLQLSLVMRSAREVYLSAKLEEDEEGRLGPQPGLGEEGAGQTPLPPAACPGPLAPEERAAPADRGNAPAAGDPEPMETQDSGGDLPPATPAPGAGRRPARGGSLPPPGKGSRKRRSSSLDKPGAAEAGLVPTKKARLEAEEEEGERQPQGQDGPFPSLAKVLQTRFSGMLRGGPAKGPEPTPGCRPGDGVLSILVRAVVAF encoded by the coding sequence ATGGAGGCGCAGAAGGAAGCCCAGCGCATCATGACGCTGTCGGTGTGGAAGATGTACAACTCCCGCCTGCAGCGCGGCGGGCTGCGGCTGCACCGGAGCCTGCAGCTCTCGCTGGTCATGCGGAGCGCGCGGGAGGTTTATCTCTCGGCCAAGctggaggaggacgaggaggggCGCCTGGGGCCGCAGCCCGGCCTGGGGGAGGAAGGCGCCGGCCAGACCCCGCTGCCGCCCGCCGCCTGCCCGGGCCCCCTGGCGCCGGAGGAGCGGGCAGCCCCCGCGGACCGTGGAAACGCCCCGGCCGCAGGCGATCCGGAGCCCATGGAGACGCAGGACAGCGGCGGGGACTTGCCCCCGGCGACTCCAGCGCCCGGGGCCGGTAGGCGGCCGGCGCGGGGGGGCTCGCTGCCACCCCCGGGCAAAGGCAGCAGGAAGCGGCGGAGCAGCAGCTTGGACAAGCCGGGGGCCGCCGAGGCCGGGCTGGTGCCCACCAAGAAGGCCCGGCtggaggcggaggaggaggagggcgagCGGCAGCCCCAGGGACAGGacggccccttccccagcctggccaaAGTCCTGCAGACCCGCTTCTCCGGGATGCTGCGGGGCGGCCCCGCCAAGGGGCCCGAGCCCACGCCGGGCTGCCGGCCCGGGGACGGGGTGCTCAGCATACTGGTCCGAGCCGTGGTGGCCTTTTAA